One Bufo gargarizans isolate SCDJY-AF-19 chromosome 4, ASM1485885v1, whole genome shotgun sequence DNA window includes the following coding sequences:
- the LOC122935119 gene encoding uncharacterized protein LOC122935119, translating to MIVVLSPDYLTDKSISMLELKLGIVCHNAVCTSLIVVEYKPLHGSHTTISKLKESVPFVCWEGESSRRSSSKFWKALRLSLPLRSLNTRSSWNESCSSQSDISLDQIQKKKRRLKETSSAQPPKTNNIDRNVLVGTVKVKHGPKGGKACQCCVTYCDSDNRLRSKCRAGAKPKWETHLCKPVTYENKTRWVQNGTVQQAPAPAPVATFSLQQYTDLSNNNSDFYVL from the coding sequence ATGATTGTTGTGTTGAGTCCTGACTACTTGACAGATAAAAGCATCAGTATGCTGGAGTTAAAACTTGGTATTGTGTGCCATAATGCCGTATGCACCAGTCTTATCGTTGTAGAATATAAGCCACTCCATGGATCGCACACCACCATTTCTAAGCTCAAGGAGAGTGTGCCCTTTGTGTGCTGGGAGGGGGAAAGTTCCAGACGCAGCAGCTCCAAGTTTTGGAAGGCTTTACGATTGTCATTACCTTTGCGGAGCCTAAATACAAGGTCAAGCTGGAATGAGAGCTGTTCTTCCCAGTCAGATATCAGTCTTGACCAGATTCAAAAGAAGAAGAGACGTTTAAAAGAAACATCCTCTGCTCAGCCTCCTAAAACCAACAACATTGACAGAAATGTGCTTGTAGGCACAGTAAAAGTAAAACATGGGCCCAAGGGTGGAAAGGCCTGTCAGTGTTGCGTGACTTATTGTGATAGTGATAACAGACTTAGAAGTAAATGTAGAGCAGGAGCAAAACCTAAATGGGAGACACATTTATGCAAACCCGTCACATATGAAAATAAAACTCGTTGGGTTCAGAATGGCACAGTCCAGCAGGCCCCAGCACCAGCCCCTGTAGCTACCTTCAGTCTACAGCAGTATACAGATTTATCCAATAATAACAGCGATTTCTATGTCCTCTAA